In Leptodesmis sichuanensis A121, the following are encoded in one genomic region:
- a CDS encoding globin family protein, translated as MLSQLKQLGDVTDGRYATDDELKFMDHYARSFYLRVQTYQRLQVAEAMIVQQVLSRVKKLDPASFQQEHIEAKWKRDTIRVLRYSAIALLLDDPNTLRERLLYWFRTVMKAFGTQKNCAITYQVMQEVVQQFLTPNQASLFCPILELNRQILGDV; from the coding sequence ATGCTGAGCCAGTTGAAGCAGTTGGGCGATGTCACAGATGGCCGCTATGCCACGGATGATGAGCTTAAATTCATGGATCACTATGCCCGTTCCTTCTACCTGAGAGTTCAGACTTATCAACGGTTGCAGGTAGCCGAAGCAATGATTGTTCAGCAGGTGCTAAGCAGGGTCAAGAAGCTCGATCCGGCCAGTTTTCAACAGGAGCATATCGAAGCAAAGTGGAAGCGGGACACCATCCGAGTACTCCGATACTCCGCGATCGCCCTGCTGCTGGATGACCCCAATACCCTACGCGAACGGCTGCTGTACTGGTTCCGAACTGTGATGAAAGCCTTTGGCACCCAAAAAAATTGTGCGATCACCTACCAGGTAATGCAGGAGGTCGTACAACAGTTCCTCACTCCCAATCAGGCCAGTTTGTTTTGTCCCATTCTGGAGCTGAATCGACAAATTTTAGGAGATGTGTGA
- a CDS encoding chloride channel protein, with protein MLLSFALNAFRQLLKPKRLAILEAVLIGLVAAAAAVLLKQGVYWLGSWRVKESLLLPAWVLLPTVGLVGGMLAGLLIERFAPEAAGSGVPQVKAALAYVPITLNWRVAIVKLLSTTLTLSSGVVLGRQGPTVHIGAALAAQLSRWVPSSPDHQRQLIAAGAAAGLAAGFDAPIAGVLFVIEELLHDVSSLTLGTAILASFTGGVVSRVVAGPNLNLGSPGTLNQSSFSPQDIPFLLLLGLLTGLFAAAFNHSIVASLKFNRRHLKLGLPQKIGLAGLISGGTIALLPPVFRDTTTLQGFLTKGTADWRITAGAFVVQFVLSIVACSAQAPGGLFIPSLVLGAALGQLVGLVAAYLMGGEPIVYALTGMGAFFGAVAKVPITAIVIVFEITLNYGLILPLMISAVTAYLIAERLAPGSLYTRLLELKGIHLEPDAINDGLWTKLTAAEVMQTHVETLDSRMTIDEAVAAFSQSHHRGFPVVDDGKLVGIVTQTDLDKLTQRQLPGTALLREIMTPQPLTVGPGDTLSRVLYLLSHYKLSRLPVVERRKLIGIITRSDILRVESDKLQGGSERLGPQPEPSYVVYQTRSPATGQGRLLLPLSNPQTADGLLKLALAIARDHHYELECLQIIPVPRHNSPAETPVNTTASRRLLKRAVQQGKDWQVPVHTQIRATHNIAEAILETVRERHIDLLLMGWKGSTSTPGRIFGDTVDTAIRQANCDVMLVKPGENLLHGYREVQGKSQPAVQALLQLTQLERWLVPIGGGPNAHYAMKLLPGLVSLSRKPVIRLCHVYHPKDTNYRPDLLEQEAEFLRQQDHHKAEVMVLSVCANSVVDAVVDMAQKDQCDVIVLGASREGLLQQAIQGNIPEAIARNCDCTVILVRHAE; from the coding sequence ATGCTACTTTCATTTGCTTTGAATGCCTTTCGTCAATTACTGAAGCCAAAGCGATTGGCGATTCTTGAAGCGGTGCTCATTGGTTTAGTCGCAGCAGCGGCAGCAGTGCTGTTGAAGCAGGGGGTTTACTGGCTGGGAAGTTGGCGAGTTAAGGAGTCCTTATTGTTACCCGCCTGGGTGTTGCTGCCAACTGTTGGGCTGGTAGGGGGGATGCTGGCTGGCCTCTTGATTGAGCGTTTTGCGCCAGAGGCGGCTGGCAGTGGCGTGCCCCAGGTGAAAGCGGCTCTGGCCTATGTACCAATCACCCTCAATTGGCGGGTCGCGATCGTCAAATTGCTCAGTACTACACTGACCCTCAGCTCCGGAGTTGTTTTAGGGCGGCAGGGGCCAACTGTTCACATTGGTGCAGCGTTGGCTGCTCAATTGAGCCGATGGGTGCCATCCTCACCTGATCATCAACGGCAATTGATTGCGGCTGGAGCCGCGGCAGGATTGGCGGCTGGATTTGATGCTCCGATCGCTGGAGTCCTATTTGTGATCGAGGAATTACTTCATGATGTCTCCAGTTTGACTTTAGGAACGGCAATTTTGGCCTCCTTTACTGGCGGCGTGGTGTCGCGGGTGGTAGCTGGCCCTAACCTGAATTTGGGCAGTCCTGGGACTCTCAACCAGTCCAGTTTCTCACCCCAGGACATTCCATTTCTGCTGCTCCTGGGGCTGTTAACAGGTTTATTTGCGGCAGCATTTAATCACAGCATCGTAGCCAGTCTGAAATTTAATCGTCGGCATCTGAAGCTGGGCCTTCCCCAAAAAATCGGGCTGGCTGGCCTGATTTCTGGGGGAACGATCGCCCTGTTACCTCCCGTGTTTCGAGATACCACTACGCTGCAAGGCTTTCTGACGAAGGGTACAGCCGATTGGCGAATTACGGCTGGAGCCTTTGTGGTGCAGTTTGTGCTGTCGATCGTCGCTTGTAGCGCCCAGGCACCGGGGGGCCTGTTTATTCCCAGCCTGGTGTTAGGAGCCGCATTGGGACAACTGGTGGGATTAGTCGCCGCCTACCTGATGGGAGGAGAACCCATTGTTTATGCACTCACGGGCATGGGAGCCTTTTTTGGGGCTGTAGCCAAGGTGCCGATTACGGCGATCGTCATTGTCTTTGAAATTACACTTAACTACGGCCTGATTTTGCCCTTGATGATTAGTGCGGTCACCGCCTATTTAATTGCAGAGCGTTTAGCTCCTGGCTCCCTGTATACTCGCCTATTGGAATTAAAGGGAATTCATCTAGAGCCAGATGCGATTAACGATGGTTTGTGGACAAAGCTGACTGCTGCCGAGGTTATGCAAACCCATGTGGAAACCCTGGACAGCCGCATGACTATTGACGAGGCGGTTGCAGCCTTTTCTCAGTCTCATCATCGGGGCTTCCCTGTTGTGGATGATGGTAAGTTGGTGGGCATCGTCACCCAAACAGATCTGGATAAACTCACTCAACGGCAATTACCAGGAACAGCCCTATTGCGCGAAATTATGACTCCTCAACCGCTGACCGTTGGCCCCGGTGATACCCTCAGTCGAGTGCTGTATCTTTTATCTCACTACAAGCTATCCCGGCTGCCCGTGGTAGAACGGCGGAAGTTAATTGGCATTATCACTCGGAGTGACATTTTGCGGGTGGAGTCGGATAAATTACAGGGAGGCTCGGAACGGCTCGGCCCCCAACCGGAACCGTCTTACGTGGTCTACCAGACTCGATCTCCCGCAACGGGACAGGGCCGCCTCTTACTGCCCCTCAGCAACCCACAAACAGCAGATGGTTTATTGAAATTAGCCCTGGCGATCGCCCGTGACCACCACTATGAACTGGAATGTTTGCAGATTATTCCCGTTCCCCGCCATAACTCGCCTGCCGAAACTCCAGTGAATACAACGGCCAGTCGGCGATTGCTGAAACGAGCGGTACAGCAGGGAAAAGATTGGCAGGTGCCAGTCCATACTCAGATTCGGGCTACTCACAACATTGCCGAAGCCATCCTGGAAACCGTGAGAGAACGCCATATCGATCTGTTACTGATGGGCTGGAAGGGATCGACCTCAACACCAGGCCGTATCTTTGGCGATACGGTGGACACAGCAATTCGACAAGCCAATTGCGATGTCATGCTGGTAAAGCCTGGAGAGAACCTGCTACACGGGTATCGGGAAGTTCAGGGGAAATCTCAACCTGCTGTACAGGCTTTACTGCAACTGACTCAACTAGAACGCTGGCTGGTACCGATCGGAGGTGGCCCGAATGCCCATTACGCGATGAAACTGCTACCAGGATTAGTCTCCCTCAGCCGCAAGCCCGTCATCCGGCTCTGCCACGTTTATCATCCCAAAGACACCAACTATCGCCCCGATCTATTAGAGCAGGAGGCAGAGTTCCTCAGGCAGCAGGATCACCACAAAGCTGAGGTGATGGTGCTATCGGTGTGTGCGAATTCGGTCGTGGATGCGGTAGTGGACATGGCGCAAAAAGATCAGTGTGATGTGATTGTGCTGGGAGCTAGTCGGGAAGGATTACTCCAACAGGCGATCCAGGGTAACATTCCAGAAGCGATCGCCCGTAACTGTGATTGCACCGTGATTCTCGTGCGCCATGCAGAATGA
- a CDS encoding AbrB family transcriptional regulator: MNKKKKIEPLTGEALLKRVRELEHLSKEEKARECGYYTLTKNGVERVNMMKFLNALIDAEGIELDGKSGQNGRGGRSASYRISVQSNGNLLIGAAYTKQMDLKPGDEFEIALGRKHIHLKQIEQNDEDDE, encoded by the coding sequence ATGAATAAAAAGAAGAAAATTGAGCCTTTGACGGGAGAAGCTCTGCTCAAAAGGGTGAGAGAGCTAGAACATCTTAGCAAGGAAGAAAAAGCGCGAGAATGTGGTTACTACACCTTGACTAAAAACGGTGTGGAACGAGTTAATATGATGAAATTTCTCAATGCTCTCATCGATGCAGAGGGGATTGAATTAGATGGAAAGAGTGGCCAGAATGGTCGAGGAGGCCGGAGCGCCAGTTATCGAATTAGTGTTCAATCTAATGGCAATCTCCTAATTGGAGCGGCCTATACCAAACAAATGGATTTGAAACCGGGGGATGAGTTTGAGATCGCCCTGGGACGAAAACATATTCATTTGAAACAAATTGAACAGAACGATGAAGATGACGAGTAA
- a CDS encoding LysR family transcriptional regulator: MSDLPFTLDQLRILKAIAAEGSFKRAADSLYVSQPAVSLQVQNLERQLDVPLFDRGGRRAQLTEAGHLLLNYGEKILTLCQETCRALEDLQNLQGGTLIIGASQTTGTYLLPRMIGMFRQKYPDVAVQLHVHSTRRTSWSVANGQIDLAIIGGEISPELQDSLEIIPYAEDELALILPIMHPLAKEEVVQKDDLYRLQFIALDSQSTIRKVIDQVLTRSGIETRRLKIEMELNSIEAIKNAVQSGLGAAFVSISAIEKELQMGVLHRARIDDVVVKRMLSVIINPNRYRSKAAEAFCKEILPKFASYTADLQSYTLGHPETVQSISLDHTLVVPDIDS; encoded by the coding sequence ATGTCTGACCTTCCTTTCACTCTAGATCAGCTCCGCATTCTCAAAGCGATCGCCGCTGAGGGAAGCTTCAAACGGGCTGCTGACAGTCTCTATGTTTCTCAACCTGCTGTCAGTCTTCAGGTGCAAAACCTGGAGCGCCAATTAGATGTTCCCTTATTTGACCGGGGAGGCAGGCGGGCGCAGTTAACGGAAGCCGGACATCTTTTACTCAACTATGGAGAAAAGATTCTTACCCTCTGTCAGGAGACGTGCCGTGCTCTGGAGGATTTGCAAAATCTGCAGGGCGGCACCCTCATCATTGGCGCAAGCCAAACCACTGGAACCTACTTACTGCCTCGAATGATTGGGATGTTTCGCCAGAAATATCCCGATGTTGCGGTACAGTTGCATGTTCACTCCACCCGTCGAACTTCCTGGAGCGTCGCCAATGGTCAAATTGACCTGGCGATTATTGGGGGAGAGATTTCTCCAGAACTTCAGGATTCTCTAGAAATTATTCCCTATGCTGAGGACGAACTCGCGCTGATTCTGCCAATCATGCATCCTTTAGCTAAGGAAGAGGTGGTGCAGAAAGATGACCTCTATCGGCTGCAGTTTATTGCGCTGGACTCTCAATCCACCATTCGCAAAGTGATTGATCAGGTGCTTACCCGGTCTGGTATTGAAACGCGCCGGCTCAAAATTGAAATGGAACTAAATTCCATTGAAGCAATTAAAAATGCTGTTCAATCTGGACTGGGGGCTGCTTTTGTGTCGATCTCTGCGATCGAAAAAGAACTGCAAATGGGTGTGCTACACCGGGCCAGAATTGATGATGTGGTGGTTAAGCGAATGCTATCGGTGATTATCAACCCCAACCGCTATCGCTCCAAGGCTGCCGAAGCATTTTGTAAAGAAATTTTGCCGAAATTTGCTTCCTACACTGCGGATTTACAGTCATATACTCTGGGGCATCCTGAAACTGTTCAATCCATCAGTCTGGATCATACGCTGGTAGTGCCCGACATCGATTCTTAA
- a CDS encoding IS630 family transposase (programmed frameshift) — MPSPYSYDLRCKAIEAVGRGERKSEVCRMLHISRNTLDLWLKRLEQTGDCRAVTGFQTGSRQKITDWDRFRAFVQQHGGKTQAQMAQLWGDNVSQQNISDALKKIGVSRKKTYGYRERDELQRQAFREQLKTKSADEIIYVDEAGIDNREDYPYGYCEIGQRFAAFKSGKRTERVSWIAALCQRHLIAPLTFEGSCNRDLFEMWLEHCLLPQLQPGRVIVIDNASFHRSQYIDEIVAAVGCEIWYLPAYSPDLNQIEHWWFVLKNWMRQRWDEFDSFRDCVDAAFKYCPNVLS; from the exons ATGCCATCTCCCTACAGTTACGACCTTCGCTGCAAAGCGATCGAGGCCGTTGGTCGTGGTGAACGCAAAAGCGAGGTCTGCCGGATGTTGCACATCAGTCGCAACACCTTGGACTTGTGGTTGAAACGTCTGGAACAAACGGGAGATTGCCGAGCCGTAACGGGATTTCAAACCGGCAGTCGGCAAAAAATTACGGATTGGGATCGCTTTCGCGCCTTTGTCCAACAGCATGGTGGCAAGACGCAAGCGCAGATGGCTCAATTGTGGGGAGACAATGTCAGCCAACAGAACATCAGTGATGCCTTGAAAAAGATTGGGGTGAGTCGG AAAAAAACTTACGGCTACCGAGAACGAGATGAACTCCAGCGTCAAGCGTTCCGCGAGCAGTTGAAGACGAAATCGGCAGACGAGATTATCTATGTAGATGAAGCAGGCATTGACAACCGCGAGGATTATCCCTATGGCTACTGCGAAATTGGACAGCGCTTTGCTGCCTTTAAATCAGGCAAACGGACGGAGCGAGTGAGTTGGATAGCGGCACTGTGTCAACGTCACCTAATTGCCCCTCTGACCTTTGAAGGCTCATGTAACCGAGACTTGTTCGAGATGTGGTTAGAGCACTGTTTGCTGCCTCAGTTGCAACCAGGTAGGGTGATTGTGATTGACAATGCTAGTTTTCACCGCTCTCAATACATTGATGAAATCGTGGCTGCAGTAGGCTGTGAGATTTGGTATCTACCCGCCTATTCCCCTGACTTAAATCAAATTGAGCATTGGTGGTTTGTGCTCAAAAATTGGATGCGACAACGCTGGGATGAATTTGACAGTTTTCGTGACTGTGTTGATGCTGCTTTCAAATATTGTCCTAACGTGCTTTCGTAG
- a CDS encoding PstS family phosphate ABC transporter substrate-binding protein, protein MSQKSETPALLLAFLITAGLLGGGAWWLTQKVGINPGAIFSSNSASSSSPNSVNQLPPGAKEFTQVQNVPEGLFSYGGSTTWAPIRGQVDPLLQTAQPNFRLRYVDPVSGPPGSTAGIRMLMRDELAFAQSSRPLTDQEYQQAEQRGMKLKQIPVAIDGLAVAVNPGLNIPGLTLEQLTAIYTGQVTNWRSLGGPNLPIQPLTRPITAGGTVELFSEQILKQKPFGPNVQLVPTTTEALRKLAASPGGIYFASAPEVVEQCTIKPIAIGRTANELVSPYQGALVPADQCPAQRNQLNTAVFQTGQYPLTRSLFVVVKQNGQTEEQAGEAYANLLLSAQGQELIAKAGFVPVR, encoded by the coding sequence ATGTCTCAGAAAAGTGAAACCCCTGCCCTGCTCCTGGCCTTTTTAATCACAGCGGGGCTGCTGGGAGGGGGAGCCTGGTGGTTAACGCAAAAGGTAGGCATCAATCCTGGTGCAATTTTCTCATCCAATTCTGCTTCGTCTTCCAGTCCCAACTCTGTAAACCAGTTGCCGCCCGGAGCCAAGGAGTTTACCCAGGTGCAAAATGTGCCAGAGGGATTGTTTAGCTATGGTGGCAGCACCACCTGGGCACCCATTCGAGGTCAGGTCGATCCGCTACTGCAAACGGCACAGCCAAACTTTCGGTTGCGCTATGTGGATCCAGTCAGTGGGCCACCGGGTTCTACCGCTGGGATTCGCATGTTAATGCGGGATGAATTAGCTTTTGCCCAATCTTCGCGTCCATTGACGGATCAGGAGTACCAGCAGGCTGAGCAACGGGGAATGAAGTTAAAGCAAATTCCAGTGGCGATCGATGGGCTGGCGGTAGCGGTCAATCCGGGTTTGAACATTCCGGGATTAACTCTGGAACAACTGACTGCGATCTATACGGGGCAAGTAACCAACTGGCGATCGTTGGGTGGCCCCAATCTACCCATTCAACCACTGACGCGCCCAATTACTGCCGGGGGCACGGTAGAACTGTTCAGTGAACAAATTCTGAAGCAGAAACCGTTTGGGCCAAATGTGCAGCTCGTTCCCACAACCACCGAAGCCCTCCGTAAGCTGGCGGCCAGTCCGGGAGGCATTTACTTTGCCTCTGCCCCTGAAGTAGTGGAGCAATGCACGATTAAACCGATTGCGATAGGCCGCACTGCGAATGAACTGGTTTCTCCCTACCAAGGTGCGCTGGTGCCTGCAGATCAGTGTCCCGCTCAACGCAACCAGTTAAATACAGCTGTCTTTCAAACCGGGCAGTATCCTCTCACTCGCAGTTTATTTGTAGTAGTGAAACAGAATGGTCAGACTGAAGAGCAGGCTGGGGAAGCCTACGCTAACCTATTGCTCTCGGCTCAGGGCCAGGAGTTGATAGCCAAAGCTGGGTTCGTTCCGGTACGGTAA
- a CDS encoding serine/threonine-protein kinase, with protein MDLYCTRPGCPKPVNPFVDLDDPAILKSVPQKYCTRCGMPLILIGRYLPLKLLGRGGFGAAFLARDRYTPKLRQCVVKQFQPASHFTPSQLQVAQELFEREAQALEDLGNTHPAIPDLYAFFELTVPSYPPGQQVKFFYLVQEFIDGETLEAELAKQGPFSPQDVTIVLQEVLAILQFVHDHGSIHRDIKPSNIMRNPEGRIYLLDFGAVRQAAKANVKSTGIFSEGFAPPEQMRGGEIYPSSDLYALAVTALVLLTGRLPDELYDARNDVWQWRAYAPQVSNSLAQVLNRMLNSSPSQRFQSASEVLAALTPQASSPHSSIAPSLASPPPPSPAPITSPPSPSPISSSPVLNPPPPLPNPQPSSRPSLSPPPSIAPFSTLELLANAGFTGFTGGIIGIALASLLGTTLISGGFWLLLLLGLVVLQSRRIIERVDLLIIMGVSLALVLLVAPLRQIIAVPIAGSLLLTVVTIAAFLGLAAILVTIVFRLVYLLLSRIL; from the coding sequence ATGGATCTTTACTGCACTCGTCCAGGTTGTCCTAAACCTGTGAATCCCTTTGTAGACCTGGATGATCCTGCAATTCTGAAATCAGTTCCCCAAAAATATTGCACCCGCTGTGGGATGCCGCTGATTCTGATTGGGCGTTATTTGCCTCTAAAATTACTAGGGCGAGGAGGGTTTGGGGCTGCTTTTTTAGCCCGCGATCGCTATACCCCGAAGCTGCGACAGTGTGTAGTCAAGCAATTTCAACCTGCTAGCCATTTCACCCCCAGCCAACTGCAGGTGGCTCAGGAGTTGTTTGAGCGAGAAGCGCAGGCTCTAGAAGACCTCGGCAACACTCATCCAGCCATTCCCGATCTGTACGCCTTTTTTGAACTCACCGTTCCCAGTTACCCTCCGGGCCAGCAAGTCAAATTCTTTTACCTGGTGCAGGAATTTATTGATGGTGAGACTCTGGAAGCAGAGTTGGCAAAGCAAGGGCCATTTTCTCCCCAAGATGTGACGATCGTATTGCAGGAAGTTTTAGCAATTTTGCAATTTGTTCACGATCACGGCTCTATTCATCGGGATATTAAGCCTTCTAACATCATGAGGAATCCAGAAGGACGCATCTATCTACTGGATTTTGGGGCCGTTCGGCAGGCGGCGAAAGCCAATGTCAAGTCCACAGGGATCTTCTCTGAAGGATTTGCACCTCCAGAGCAGATGCGAGGCGGAGAAATTTATCCTTCTAGCGACCTGTATGCTCTCGCCGTTACCGCTTTGGTGCTATTAACCGGGAGACTGCCCGACGAATTGTACGACGCTCGCAATGATGTTTGGCAATGGCGGGCTTATGCTCCTCAAGTCAGCAATTCCCTCGCCCAAGTTTTAAATCGAATGCTGAACAGTTCTCCCAGTCAGCGCTTTCAATCTGCCAGCGAAGTTCTTGCTGCCCTCACCCCTCAAGCCTCCTCCCCCCATTCCTCGATCGCCCCCTCCCTCGCTTCCCCTCCTCCCCCTTCCCCCGCTCCCATCACTTCTCCACCCTCCCCATCTCCCATCTCCAGTTCTCCGGTTCTCAATCCTCCACCCCCCCTCCCCAATCCCCAGCCTTCCTCTCGCCCCTCTCTCTCTCCACCCCCCTCGATCGCTCCCTTTTCCACTCTGGAGCTACTAGCCAACGCTGGGTTTACCGGATTTACTGGAGGCATTATCGGAATTGCTCTGGCCAGCCTGCTGGGAACCACGCTGATCAGTGGTGGCTTCTGGCTTCTGTTGCTGTTGGGATTAGTGGTACTCCAGTCTCGCCGGATCATTGAGCGTGTGGACTTATTGATCATTATGGGTGTCAGTCTGGCTCTGGTGCTGTTGGTTGCTCCCCTGCGGCAAATTATTGCTGTCCCGATCGCGGGTAGTCTCTTATTAACAGTAGTCACGATCGCTGCTTTCCTGGGATTGGCCGCCATCCTGGTAACGATCGTCTTTCGTCTGGTTTATTTACTTCTGTCCCGCATTTTATGA
- a CDS encoding 2Fe-2S iron-sulfur cluster-binding protein, with protein MAKIVRLEPIAQETAVETNGNLLSVLLNKDLDVLKECGGRGMCATCHIYVQQGMEALSPVNRREQRTLEVITTCKPNSRLACQARVLQNGVVVELPPGMYINSIKDIEVLIGRRAEQDLLHPITGQVLVEAGKLITRSMLKQIEDTTSFTLGTYFSQSRDI; from the coding sequence ATGGCGAAAATTGTCCGCCTGGAGCCGATCGCCCAGGAAACGGCCGTTGAAACGAATGGCAATCTGCTCTCTGTGTTGCTGAATAAGGATCTGGATGTCCTCAAGGAATGTGGTGGTCGGGGAATGTGCGCGACCTGCCATATTTACGTACAGCAAGGGATGGAGGCGTTGTCTCCAGTTAACCGTCGAGAACAACGAACACTGGAAGTCATTACCACCTGTAAGCCCAACTCGCGGTTAGCGTGTCAGGCCAGGGTTTTGCAAAATGGGGTGGTGGTTGAACTGCCGCCTGGGATGTATATCAATTCCATTAAGGATATTGAGGTACTGATTGGACGGCGGGCTGAACAGGATCTACTCCATCCTATTACAGGGCAGGTACTGGTAGAGGCAGGCAAGCTGATTACCCGATCGATGCTGAAGCAAATTGAGGACACCACCAGTTTTACCCTTGGAACTTATTTTTCTCAGTCAAGAGATATATAA